The following are encoded in a window of Ricinus communis isolate WT05 ecotype wild-type chromosome 4, ASM1957865v1, whole genome shotgun sequence genomic DNA:
- the LOC8265502 gene encoding dihydroceramide fatty acyl 2-hydroxylase FAH1 — MVAQGFTVDLNKPLVFQVGHLGEAYEEWVHQPIVSREGPRFFESDFWEFLTLTVWWAVPVIWLPVVCWLVSLSVRMGHTPSENATMVVSGVFIWTLVEYTMHRFLFHIKTSSYWGNTIHYLLHGCHHKHPMDGLRLVFPPAATAVLCVPFWNLIKLFATPSTAPALFGGGLLGYVMYDCTHYYLHHGQPSLGVPKDLKKYHMNHHFRLQTMGFGITSSLWDRVFGTLPPPKVVAKSR, encoded by the exons ATGGTTGCGCAGGGCTTCACTGTTGATCTCAACAAGCCTCTTGTCTTCCAG GTTGGCCATCTTGGAGAGGCTTATGAGGAATGGGTTCACCAGCCAATTGTAAGCAGGGAAGGCCCTCGATTTTTTGAGAGTGATTTTTGGGAG TTCTTGACTCTCACAGTTTGGTGGGCAGTACCAGTTATTTGGCTGCCAGTTGTATGTTGGTTGGTCTCTCTATCTGTACGAATGGGGCATACACCTTCCGAGAATGCGACAATGGTGGTCTCTGGCGTTTTCATCTGGACATTGGTGGAATACACAATGCATCGATTCCTTTTCCACATCAAAACAAGTAGTTATTG GGGGAACACCATACACTACCTTCTTCATGGATGCCATCATAAGCACCCTATGGATGGTTTGCGTCTTGTCTTTCCTCCAGCTGCAACAGCTGTCCTATGTGTGCCG TTCTGGAACTTAATTAAGCTTTTTGCCACCCCCTCAACTGCTCCTGCTTTGTTTGGAGGTGGTTTATTAGGTTATGTGATGTATGATTGCACTCATTACTACTTGCATCATGGTCAGCCCTCTCTTGGAGTACCTAAAGATCTCAAG AAATATCACATGAATCATCACTTCAGGCTCCAAACAATGGGCTTTGGAATTACATCGTCGTTATGGGACAGGGTTTTCGGAACGCTTCCACCACCAAAAGTGGTTGCAAAGAgcagataa